A portion of the Chryseobacterium tructae genome contains these proteins:
- a CDS encoding penicillin-binding protein — protein sequence MTIQRAHINAELCESPSKLGLFVYDWMIWNEAKCADFGNYLL from the coding sequence ATGACAATACAAAGAGCACATATCAATGCAGAACTATGCGAAAGCCCATCAAAACTGGGATTATTCGTGTATGATTGGATGATATGGAATGAGGCGAAATGTGCTGACTTTGGAAATTATTTACTGTAA
- a CDS encoding tetratricopeptide repeat protein, whose protein sequence is MMNKQKFIDKFMAAFVLLAMFKVIGIVAELFHERFWSVVGNLMIFLIVAFIILMVIAFLKDKEQNKQNSKKRGGAGGGNFYLENSLFDRIRSKYEDLAQKYIAEKEYKKAAKVYMNLLQDYYRGAKTLEDGGFYNEAAAVYLKKLKSKSDAANCYEKAKQYKKAIDLYKEMEQKEKVGDLYKEINDLNNAHIYYQMVADDYAANNQMVKASLVYRKKMEKPEEAQKVLLKGWEEDKDAFNCLNNYFANIFDTKSLEAEIQSLYEKTPAYKKMTYLEAMKYEFKKDPKLQPVARKIAYEIIAEKVEARSEIVNELKYFNPDDEVILKDISRFKTGRNKMFRN, encoded by the coding sequence ATGATGAATAAACAGAAATTTATAGACAAGTTTATGGCCGCTTTTGTATTGTTGGCCATGTTTAAAGTCATCGGAATCGTGGCAGAGCTTTTCCATGAACGTTTTTGGAGTGTTGTCGGAAATTTGATGATCTTTTTAATAGTAGCATTTATCATCCTTATGGTTATTGCTTTTTTAAAAGATAAAGAACAAAATAAACAGAATTCAAAAAAAAGAGGCGGAGCTGGAGGCGGAAACTTTTATCTTGAAAATTCTCTTTTTGACAGAATACGAAGTAAATACGAAGATCTTGCTCAGAAATATATTGCAGAAAAAGAGTACAAAAAAGCAGCAAAAGTCTATATGAACTTGCTGCAGGATTACTACAGAGGAGCAAAAACCCTTGAAGATGGTGGATTCTATAACGAGGCAGCAGCAGTATATCTTAAAAAACTAAAAAGTAAATCCGATGCCGCCAATTGCTATGAAAAAGCAAAACAGTACAAAAAAGCCATTGATCTGTACAAAGAAATGGAGCAGAAAGAAAAAGTAGGAGATCTTTACAAAGAGATTAATGATTTGAACAATGCTCATATCTACTATCAAATGGTAGCAGACGACTATGCCGCTAATAATCAGATGGTAAAAGCTTCGTTGGTTTATCGGAAGAAAATGGAAAAACCGGAAGAAGCCCAAAAAGTATTATTAAAAGGCTGGGAAGAAGATAAAGATGCCTTTAACTGTTTAAATAACTATTTTGCCAATATCTTTGATACTAAAAGTCTGGAAGCAGAAATACAAAGTCTTTATGAAAAAACTCCGGCTTACAAAAAGATGACCTACTTGGAAGCGATGAAATATGAGTTTAAAAAAGATCCTAAATTGCAACCCGTTGCCAGGAAAATTGCCTATGAGATCATTGCAGAAAAAGTAGAAGCCCGCTCTGAAATTGTTAACGAGCTGAAATATTTTAATCCCGATGATGAAGTGATTCTTAAAGATATTTCGCGATTTAAAACCGGAAGAAATAAAATGTTTAGAAACTAA
- a CDS encoding APC family permease, translating to MELRIKPFPKNIYPKKGLLIKGSSPLVWLQEMEILGINIEQVKSFAIPDNTPNVLYGCFLVFKDHAPQEIGRNAYFQSVDNQFFIPENTTFYPKINHEDWEKIGSDLLIMHPEFGFVKLSEQINWIDLIQEPEKMAATIRKPLNGVKIPQTIESYTVEMDDEKMLEALQKPQTEEEWINNLPFDLKKVMAGNKKEIEKYLKYIEKYPERAIELGIPLDIMGTSRGNGFAKFTWLEGLFGGGSNSKQESARTRNFRRIFWAVIVIAIVLKIALPSKDEPLQEENVVSSGKIVSDAIKAPSDMIAFHSGVSEIDQKIDSMYFDQRKGLSNELLNAGLQESKSKNEKEEYKKKGGREVNAIGHDIQKLSSKEQQSRDSLKTIYTQKITKQIKERSEVLKRKISDSLKQYTRGKPVNGDVVKYLLKKKQVLMQDSLGKLYGTIDLSEISPPSPIKDSKVKGIESGGNSLKKETPVSDILYMVILMIAAVGLYSFLFKNKSLNLGGDNIPGWVKFFLIIILVAMLVYLFYPLVKMFGYNWFVWVLAIGVMLLLYRLFRDDKTILNSDDDE from the coding sequence ATGGAGCTTAGAATAAAACCTTTCCCAAAGAATATATACCCTAAAAAAGGACTTTTAATAAAAGGTTCTTCACCACTGGTATGGCTTCAGGAAATGGAAATACTGGGAATCAATATAGAGCAGGTAAAGTCCTTTGCCATTCCAGATAATACACCCAATGTTCTATATGGATGCTTTCTTGTATTTAAGGATCATGCCCCACAAGAAATTGGAAGAAATGCGTATTTCCAATCTGTGGATAACCAATTCTTTATTCCGGAAAATACCACGTTTTATCCAAAGATTAATCATGAGGACTGGGAAAAAATAGGTTCAGACTTACTCATCATGCATCCTGAATTTGGGTTTGTAAAATTATCAGAACAGATCAATTGGATTGATCTGATTCAGGAACCGGAGAAAATGGCAGCAACCATCAGAAAACCTTTGAATGGGGTTAAAATTCCACAAACCATAGAAAGCTATACGGTTGAGATGGATGATGAAAAGATGCTTGAAGCATTACAGAAACCTCAAACAGAAGAAGAATGGATCAACAATCTGCCATTCGATCTGAAGAAAGTAATGGCCGGAAATAAAAAAGAAATTGAAAAATATTTAAAATACATTGAAAAATACCCTGAGAGAGCCATCGAATTAGGAATTCCTTTAGACATTATGGGGACTTCCAGAGGAAATGGATTTGCTAAATTTACCTGGCTGGAAGGATTATTTGGAGGTGGTAGTAATAGCAAACAAGAAAGTGCGCGAACAAGAAACTTCCGCAGGATATTTTGGGCTGTTATTGTCATTGCTATTGTATTAAAAATAGCCTTACCATCTAAAGATGAACCTCTTCAGGAAGAAAATGTTGTTTCTTCAGGAAAGATTGTTTCGGATGCAATAAAAGCGCCCTCAGATATGATTGCTTTTCATTCCGGCGTATCTGAAATAGATCAGAAGATAGACTCTATGTATTTTGATCAAAGGAAAGGTCTTTCCAATGAACTATTGAATGCAGGTCTGCAGGAAAGTAAGTCGAAAAACGAAAAAGAAGAATACAAAAAGAAAGGAGGGAGAGAGGTAAACGCCATTGGTCACGATATTCAAAAGCTTAGCAGCAAGGAACAACAAAGCCGTGATTCCCTTAAAACCATTTATACCCAAAAAATAACAAAACAGATTAAGGAAAGAAGTGAAGTACTGAAACGTAAAATTTCAGACTCTTTAAAACAATATACCAGAGGGAAACCAGTGAATGGAGATGTTGTGAAGTATCTGTTAAAGAAGAAACAGGTACTGATGCAGGACTCCTTAGGTAAATTATACGGAACCATTGATCTATCCGAGATATCACCTCCGTCACCCATCAAAGATTCTAAAGTAAAAGGCATAGAATCTGGTGGGAATTCACTGAAGAAAGAGACCCCTGTTTCAGATATTTTGTATATGGTGATCCTGATGATTGCAGCAGTAGGATTATATTCCTTCCTATTTAAAAATAAATCATTGAACCTTGGTGGTGATAATATTCCGGGCTGGGTGAAATTCTTTTTGATCATCATCCTGGTAGCTATGTTGGTGTATCTTTTTTACCCTTTGGTTAAGATGTTTGGCTACAACTGGTTTGTATGGGTACTTGCTATTGGAGTGATGCTACTGCTTTACCGACTGTTCAGGGATGATAAAACCATTTTAAACTCTGACGATGATGAATAA
- a CDS encoding VOC family protein produces MKIEHIAIWVKDLERSRAFYEKYFGAVSNEKYINPIKNFESYFLSFENGSRLEIMNKPDLRESSNSYEFQQFGIIHIAFSVESKEKVNELTEILRKDGYTIAGEPRTTGDGYYESVILDPENNIIEIVA; encoded by the coding sequence ATGAAAATAGAACATATTGCAATCTGGGTAAAAGACCTTGAAAGATCCAGAGCATTTTACGAGAAATATTTTGGAGCAGTTTCCAATGAGAAATACATCAATCCAATCAAAAATTTTGAATCCTATTTCCTCAGCTTTGAGAATGGCAGCCGCCTTGAAATCATGAACAAACCAGATCTTAGAGAAAGTAGTAATTCCTACGAATTCCAACAGTTTGGGATCATTCATATTGCCTTTTCAGTAGAAAGTAAGGAAAAAGTAAATGAGCTGACAGAGATTCTAAGAAAAGATGGGTATACAATCGCTGGTGAACCCAGAACAACAGGGGATGGATATTATGAAAGCGTCATTCTTGATCCGGAAAACAACATCATTGAAATTGTAGCCTAA
- the deoD gene encoding purine-nucleoside phosphorylase, which produces MSIHISAKKGEIAKVVLQPGDPLRAQYIAENYLENAKLVSKTRGIFYYTGLYKGKEITVGASGMGFPSIGIYSFELYTEYEVDTIIRIGTCGAYNTDLKLFDILNIENAASESTYAKYAWGIEEDILPHQGNIFNTINETSKELSLDAKAINIHSSDIFYRKDPNTPEIATRYNCPAVEMEAFGLFANAQHLGKNAATILTVTDIIPTHEKISADERETALKPMMELALESAIKSL; this is translated from the coding sequence ATGAGTATTCACATCAGTGCAAAAAAAGGAGAAATTGCTAAAGTAGTATTGCAGCCGGGGGATCCGCTTCGTGCACAGTATATTGCTGAAAATTATTTAGAAAATGCAAAACTGGTAAGCAAAACAAGAGGTATTTTTTATTATACAGGTCTTTATAAAGGTAAAGAAATCACTGTAGGAGCCAGTGGAATGGGATTCCCTAGTATCGGGATCTATTCTTTTGAGTTATATACAGAATATGAAGTAGATACTATCATCAGAATCGGAACATGTGGAGCGTACAATACAGACCTTAAGCTTTTTGATATTTTAAATATTGAAAATGCAGCCAGCGAAAGTACATATGCTAAATATGCATGGGGAATTGAAGAAGACATCCTTCCTCACCAAGGGAATATCTTCAATACAATCAATGAAACTTCTAAAGAATTATCTTTAGATGCTAAAGCAATTAATATCCACAGTAGTGATATTTTCTATAGAAAAGATCCTAATACTCCTGAAATTGCAACAAGATATAACTGCCCGGCGGTAGAAATGGAGGCTTTCGGATTGTTTGCGAATGCTCAGCACTTAGGTAAAAATGCAGCTACTATTCTAACAGTAACTGATATTATCCCAACTCATGAAAAAATTTCTGCTGACGAAAGAGAAACAGCTTTGAAACCGATGATGGAATTGGCTTTAGAGTCTGCTATCAAGAGTTTATAA
- a CDS encoding TatD family hydrolase gives MNTYIDIGINLTNKQFYNEQEEIINRALDNGVDYMILTGTSVRGSKESAEIAEDYPDVLFSTAGIHPHDAKSFNHESINELRKLLKKDHVISVGECGLDFDRDFSPRPVQEKCYKAQLELSIEVDKPLFLHERSAFKRFNEITDDYLSRLPEAVVHCFTGTLNEAKVYLDKGFYLGFTGAISDEKRFKHLEEVIRYVPLDRMMIETDAPFMLPKNMPRMQNRRNEPSFLPYVAQTIAHLKKISISEVADETTETAEKFFRL, from the coding sequence ATGAATACATACATTGATATTGGCATTAACCTGACCAATAAACAGTTCTACAATGAACAAGAAGAAATTATTAATCGTGCATTAGATAATGGAGTAGACTATATGATCCTCACCGGAACAAGCGTTCGTGGAAGCAAAGAATCAGCAGAAATAGCAGAAGATTATCCTGATGTCTTATTTTCAACAGCGGGAATTCATCCGCATGATGCAAAGTCTTTCAATCATGAAAGTATTAACGAGTTGAGGAAATTATTGAAAAAGGATCACGTCATTTCAGTAGGAGAGTGCGGACTGGATTTTGATCGGGATTTTTCTCCAAGACCTGTTCAGGAAAAATGCTATAAAGCTCAATTAGAATTATCAATAGAAGTTGATAAACCTCTTTTCCTTCACGAAAGGTCAGCTTTTAAAAGGTTTAATGAAATTACAGATGATTATCTTTCCCGATTACCGGAAGCAGTGGTACACTGTTTTACCGGAACATTAAACGAAGCAAAAGTATATTTGGATAAAGGATTTTATCTGGGCTTTACCGGAGCGATCAGCGATGAAAAAAGATTTAAACATTTAGAAGAAGTGATCCGATATGTTCCTCTGGACAGAATGATGATTGAAACCGATGCACCCTTCATGCTTCCGAAGAATATGCCGAGAATGCAGAACAGACGAAATGAACCCTCATTTCTTCCTTATGTGGCACAGACGATTGCCCATCTGAAGAAGATCAGCATTTCAGAAGTTGCCGATGAAACGACAGAAACTGCCGAGAAGTTTTTCAGACTATAA
- a CDS encoding DUF434 domain-containing protein, with the protein MNNRNRGRNTGDDTLFGSEKQISKLRLAVQDMQFLLTRGYAEKAASDLVGNRYRLKTRQIQVLRGASASEGQIHNRKLKKLDISDLKDKTLYLDGFNVLILLESLLSEAYIFEGVDNCFRDLSGVHGTYKRVNQTLRAIELIAAFFQKSQIQKLVWIFDQPVSNSGRIKQMVLNFAVENQLNWEAELQYNPDKFLAESSATVISSDAWILDHCQDWFNLVGYLIKEENLFVNLIQCYDEYV; encoded by the coding sequence ATGAATAACAGAAACCGGGGAAGAAATACAGGTGACGATACATTGTTCGGTTCAGAAAAGCAGATCAGCAAACTGAGACTGGCTGTTCAGGATATGCAATTTCTGTTGACAAGAGGATATGCAGAAAAAGCAGCGTCTGATCTTGTAGGAAACAGATACCGATTAAAAACACGACAGATACAAGTCTTGCGTGGAGCTTCAGCATCAGAAGGGCAAATTCATAACAGAAAATTGAAAAAGCTGGATATTTCAGATTTGAAAGACAAAACTCTTTATCTTGATGGCTTTAATGTGTTGATTCTGCTGGAAAGTCTGTTGTCAGAAGCCTATATTTTTGAAGGAGTTGATAACTGTTTCCGGGATCTTTCCGGTGTTCATGGAACCTACAAGCGGGTGAATCAAACCTTGAGAGCGATAGAACTTATCGCTGCATTTTTTCAAAAAAGCCAGATTCAGAAGTTGGTTTGGATCTTTGATCAGCCAGTTTCCAATAGTGGAAGAATAAAACAGATGGTTCTTAATTTTGCGGTTGAAAATCAGCTTAACTGGGAAGCGGAATTACAATATAATCCGGATAAATTTCTTGCAGAAAGTTCAGCTACTGTTATTTCTTCAGATGCCTGGATTCTGGATCATTGTCAAGATTGGTTCAATCTTGTTGGATACCTTATCAAAGAAGAAAATTTGTTTGTTAATCTGATACAGTGTTATGATGAATACGTTTGA
- a CDS encoding DUF4822 domain-containing protein, which translates to MNTLKKLCYLSAAILLSAPFVSCSSDDNEIIIEQQTPSQILSSTPWETTGAKDKNGANVALTDASVAGYVGFAYFKADGNFAIYNLTDVLRSRGTWSVDAQGKTRTIASLNPDGTTIFTRDVEILVLNRNEFTYRIRPNAADPSVYYDIIHTKTAHTEPKNGQLTLASTPWKTTGAKDKSGTDVALDNASVAGYVGYSYFKANGTFKIFGLNDVLRSQGTWTISPDGKTRTLVALDANGNVLFTRTVDILVLNETTFTYRITPDSTNPSVFYDIIHTKDSHKEPQ; encoded by the coding sequence ATGAATACACTGAAAAAATTATGTTATTTGTCTGCAGCGATACTTTTATCAGCTCCTTTCGTTTCATGCTCCAGCGATGATAACGAAATTATTATTGAGCAACAGACTCCCTCGCAGATTTTATCTTCTACTCCATGGGAAACTACAGGAGCTAAGGATAAAAATGGTGCTAATGTAGCCTTAACGGATGCTAGCGTAGCTGGTTATGTAGGATTTGCTTATTTCAAAGCAGATGGAAACTTTGCTATTTACAACTTAACCGATGTATTAAGATCAAGAGGAACATGGTCTGTAGATGCTCAAGGAAAAACAAGAACAATTGCTTCTTTAAATCCAGATGGAACAACTATTTTCACTCGTGATGTTGAAATTCTTGTTTTAAACAGAAATGAGTTCACATACAGAATCCGTCCTAATGCTGCCGATCCATCTGTTTATTATGATATTATCCATACTAAAACGGCTCATACAGAACCTAAAAACGGACAGCTAACGTTAGCTTCTACTCCATGGAAAACCACAGGTGCCAAGGATAAAAGCGGGACTGATGTAGCTTTAGACAATGCAAGCGTAGCTGGCTATGTAGGATATTCTTACTTCAAAGCTAATGGAACGTTTAAAATCTTCGGACTCAATGATGTCCTAAGATCTCAGGGAACATGGACTATTTCTCCTGATGGAAAAACAAGAACACTTGTTGCTTTAGATGCTAATGGTAATGTACTTTTCACTCGTACTGTGGATATTCTTGTTCTGAACGAAACTACATTTACCTACAGAATTACCCCTGACTCAACTAATCCATCTGTATTTTATGATATTATTCACACAAAGGATTCTCACAAAGAACCTCAGTAG
- a CDS encoding MBL fold metallo-hydrolase: MNLVKQLGQFPDEKRKEYFSTLPNYANGRFQNILITPALLEGESMTKALFNSLCKVENTSPKSALPFIVTDLQNLSPEENILVWFGHSSYFMQIDGKKFLIDPVFSGNASPMPGSIKAFQGADYYKSEHMPDIDFLLISHDHWDHLDYKTVQALKNKVGKVICGLGTGQHFEYWDWTPEKIIEKNWWESIDIADGFRITFTPARHFSGRLLNRNISLWTSFVLKTPTKNLFLGGDSGYGNHFTEIGNKYGPFDLAVLECGQYNEKWPYIHTLPDQLIGEVQELKAKNFIPVHHSKFKLAQHAWFEPIELAAKNAEDNNQPITLPIIGEKVDLDQLENVTWKKWWEEYW; encoded by the coding sequence ATGAATTTAGTAAAACAACTCGGGCAGTTTCCTGATGAAAAAAGAAAAGAATATTTCAGCACACTTCCCAACTATGCCAATGGGAGATTTCAGAATATCCTTATTACTCCAGCTTTATTAGAAGGCGAAAGTATGACCAAAGCTCTTTTTAATAGTTTATGTAAAGTAGAAAATACTTCGCCAAAATCAGCTCTTCCTTTTATCGTCACAGATTTACAGAACCTTTCTCCGGAAGAAAATATTCTGGTATGGTTTGGGCACAGCTCCTATTTTATGCAGATTGATGGTAAAAAGTTCCTTATAGATCCTGTTTTTAGTGGCAATGCTTCGCCAATGCCTGGATCTATAAAAGCATTTCAGGGAGCAGATTATTACAAATCAGAGCATATGCCGGATATAGATTTTCTATTGATTTCTCACGATCACTGGGATCATCTGGACTACAAAACCGTACAGGCATTAAAAAATAAAGTAGGAAAAGTAATTTGTGGATTGGGAACAGGTCAGCATTTTGAATATTGGGATTGGACACCTGAAAAAATCATTGAAAAAAACTGGTGGGAAAGCATCGATATTGCCGATGGTTTTAGAATTACTTTTACCCCTGCAAGACATTTTTCCGGAAGGCTGCTGAACAGGAATATTTCTCTTTGGACTTCCTTCGTCCTGAAGACCCCAACTAAAAATCTATTTTTGGGCGGTGATAGTGGCTATGGAAACCACTTTACCGAAATTGGAAATAAATATGGACCATTTGATCTTGCTGTACTGGAGTGTGGACAATACAATGAAAAATGGCCATACATTCACACATTACCGGATCAGCTTATTGGAGAAGTACAAGAATTAAAAGCCAAAAACTTTATCCCTGTCCATCATTCAAAATTCAAATTAGCACAGCACGCATGGTTTGAACCGATAGAATTGGCCGCTAAAAATGCAGAAGACAATAATCAGCCGATTACTTTACCCATTATAGGAGAAAAAGTAGATCTCGATCAATTAGAAAATGTAACTTGGAAAAAATGGTGGGAAGAATACTGGTAG
- a CDS encoding helix-turn-helix domain-containing protein, translated as MSIKILNISEFCHYLNVDGLKSDDLHIIDFDGKQEVRLKSEPVAIDFYLLAIKPPLDNRLAAYQLLEDQSASSYMYVDCPQNTLEWEIAPPLSGYTILVSAKYLEKYAKDYNFVHYNNHEALFLTKEEEIIVWDLFRKANHEFQKEYYSRTVIISYVNLILTYVKDFYDRQFDTRSDIYHRVIDEFYKNLDHYFIDNENLAGLPSVSYFAQKSNLSPNYFGDLIKHFTGKSPLDHIHDYVVKLAKDKLKNTSLSISEISYSLGFDYPNYFARFFRKKTGLSPKVFRNQ; from the coding sequence ATGAGTATAAAAATACTGAACATATCGGAATTTTGCCACTATCTGAATGTTGATGGATTGAAAAGCGATGATCTTCATATTATTGATTTTGACGGAAAACAGGAAGTCAGACTAAAATCTGAACCGGTTGCCATAGATTTTTATCTTCTGGCAATTAAGCCTCCATTGGATAATAGGTTGGCTGCTTATCAACTTCTGGAAGATCAGTCTGCTTCCTCCTATATGTATGTTGATTGTCCCCAGAATACACTGGAATGGGAAATTGCCCCACCATTATCCGGATATACCATTCTGGTAAGTGCGAAGTACCTTGAAAAATATGCCAAAGATTATAATTTTGTACATTATAATAACCATGAAGCCCTTTTTCTTACGAAAGAAGAAGAAATTATTGTATGGGATCTGTTCAGAAAAGCAAACCATGAATTTCAAAAAGAGTATTATTCCAGAACTGTTATTATCTCCTATGTCAATCTGATTCTTACTTATGTTAAAGACTTTTATGACCGTCAGTTTGATACCAGAAGCGATATTTACCACAGAGTAATCGATGAATTTTACAAAAATCTGGATCATTACTTCATAGACAATGAAAATCTTGCAGGATTGCCGTCTGTATCTTATTTCGCACAGAAAAGTAACCTTTCCCCTAATTATTTTGGCGATCTTATTAAGCACTTTACAGGAAAATCACCATTAGATCACATCCATGATTATGTAGTAAAACTGGCCAAAGATAAACTCAAAAACACAAGCCTTTCCATAAGTGAAATATCCTATAGTCTCGGCTTTGATTATCCTAACTATTTCGCCCGGTTCTTCCGTAAGAAAACAGGACTTTCCCCCAAAGTTTTCAGGAATCAATAG
- a CDS encoding alkaline phosphatase D family protein, with translation MENDNHLNRRRFLKNSLLAAGGLLIAPLIISCSDDDFTDNGKAPDDLKNAGFDTGVASFDPTATGIIIWTRYSGGTNAEITWEISKNSNFSEILRRGSANASAINDFTVAVDVQNIPSNTKYYYRFYNLKTKESSVTGETITLPSKTDSVNDVKMAVVSCSNFPAGLFNVYGAVAKSEADVVVHLGDYIYEYAPGQYGTNPYTNQLGRAHKPAKEILNLDDYRERYRQYRGDKNLQLAHQKKPFICVWDDHEYANDTYKSGAENHQPDEGDFELRKKAAFQAYSEYIPLKTGKDLRIYRSFNFGNIVSLYMMDTRVIARDKQLEYSDYLDAAGNFDQVKFKTAFLDPNRKLIGSEQMTWLGSQINADSAKWKVLGQQILMTKMMVPAELLMLLNQILAEIKKLGSAQPATMQALQSTIAQLLVIKGRYKAQDPTLTPQEIARITTTLPYNLDAWDGYFMEREQLYSLLTGKNIIVLAGDTHNAWLGKLTNAQGKVIGTELACSSVSSPGLEGYLGITSDPTQAVALAQAFSSLIDDLEYANLYKRGYLHVKFTAGSSDAEWRFVDNVNSDIYNVTTEKKYTIS, from the coding sequence ATGGAAAATGATAATCATCTTAACAGAAGAAGGTTCCTAAAGAATTCACTGTTGGCTGCCGGAGGACTTCTTATTGCTCCTCTGATTATAAGCTGTAGTGATGATGATTTTACTGACAATGGAAAAGCTCCTGATGATCTTAAGAATGCAGGGTTTGATACTGGAGTAGCCAGTTTTGATCCTACAGCAACAGGAATCATTATATGGACAAGATATTCCGGAGGAACAAATGCAGAAATTACATGGGAAATAAGCAAAAACAGCAATTTCTCTGAGATTTTAAGAAGAGGAAGTGCTAATGCCTCAGCAATCAATGACTTTACTGTGGCGGTGGATGTACAGAATATACCGTCAAATACCAAATATTACTACAGATTCTATAACCTTAAAACGAAAGAATCCAGTGTAACGGGAGAAACTATTACATTACCATCCAAGACCGATTCGGTAAATGACGTGAAAATGGCGGTGGTATCATGTTCTAATTTTCCTGCAGGACTTTTCAATGTATATGGAGCCGTTGCCAAATCTGAAGCAGATGTAGTGGTACATCTTGGAGATTATATCTATGAATATGCACCGGGACAATACGGAACCAATCCATACACAAACCAACTTGGAAGAGCTCATAAGCCGGCTAAAGAAATTCTGAATCTGGACGACTACAGAGAAAGATACAGGCAATACAGAGGTGATAAAAACCTTCAGTTAGCCCACCAGAAAAAACCTTTTATCTGCGTATGGGATGACCACGAATATGCCAATGATACTTATAAATCCGGAGCAGAGAACCATCAGCCTGATGAAGGAGATTTTGAGTTGAGAAAAAAAGCGGCATTTCAGGCATACAGCGAATATATTCCTCTTAAAACAGGAAAAGATCTCAGAATCTACAGAAGCTTCAACTTCGGAAATATTGTTTCCCTTTATATGATGGATACCAGAGTGATTGCAAGAGATAAGCAATTAGAATATTCAGATTATTTAGACGCTGCCGGAAACTTTGATCAGGTGAAATTTAAAACAGCATTTTTAGATCCTAACAGGAAGCTGATTGGAAGCGAACAAATGACTTGGTTAGGTTCTCAGATCAATGCCGATTCTGCAAAATGGAAAGTATTGGGACAACAGATCCTGATGACCAAAATGATGGTTCCCGCAGAATTGTTGATGTTGCTCAATCAGATTTTAGCAGAAATAAAAAAACTTGGAAGTGCACAACCGGCTACGATGCAGGCTCTTCAGAGTACAATTGCCCAGCTATTAGTGATAAAAGGAAGGTACAAAGCTCAGGATCCCACCCTTACTCCACAGGAAATAGCAAGAATTACTACTACTTTACCTTATAATCTGGATGCATGGGATGGTTATTTCATGGAAAGAGAACAGCTGTATTCCCTTCTTACAGGTAAAAATATTATTGTATTGGCTGGTGATACCCACAATGCATGGCTAGGGAAACTCACCAACGCACAAGGAAAAGTTATCGGAACCGAATTGGCATGTAGTTCTGTTTCTTCACCAGGTCTTGAAGGCTATCTTGGCATTACATCAGATCCTACCCAAGCTGTCGCATTGGCTCAGGCATTTTCATCACTGATCGATGATTTGGAATATGCTAACCTTTATAAAAGAGGATATCTGCATGTGAAATTTACAGCTGGAAGTTCAGATGCCGAATGGAGATTTGTAGATAATGTGAATTCCGATATTTATAATGTGACTACAGAAAAAAAATACACAATCTCATAG